From the genome of Pseudomonas sp. TMP9, one region includes:
- a CDS encoding fumarylacetoacetate hydrolase family protein → MSYQHQYVDGTHIHFPMGKVVCIGRNYAEHAKELNNPVPSEPLLFIKPGSCVVPLDDGFTLLEGRGDVHFEAEIAVLIGKPLSRTPNEEEVRDAISGFAPALDLTLRDLQATLKAKGYPWEVAKSFDGACVLAPFVPGDAVEDLADIGIRLSINSDVRQDGNSRDMLNPILPMIQHIAGHFSLQPGDVILTGTPAGVGPLYKGDELVLELLGHSRFVSRVL, encoded by the coding sequence ATGAGTTACCAGCATCAGTATGTCGATGGAACCCATATTCACTTCCCCATGGGTAAGGTGGTTTGTATTGGCCGTAATTACGCTGAGCACGCCAAGGAGTTGAATAACCCGGTGCCGAGCGAGCCGTTGCTGTTTATCAAGCCGGGTAGCTGCGTGGTGCCGTTGGATGATGGCTTCACCCTGCTTGAAGGCCGGGGTGATGTGCATTTCGAAGCTGAAATCGCCGTGCTCATCGGCAAACCGCTGTCGCGCACACCGAACGAGGAAGAGGTGCGTGACGCCATTTCCGGTTTCGCCCCGGCACTGGACCTCACCCTGCGCGACCTGCAGGCCACGCTTAAGGCCAAGGGTTACCCGTGGGAAGTCGCCAAGTCGTTTGATGGTGCTTGTGTGCTGGCGCCGTTTGTACCCGGCGATGCTGTCGAAGACCTCGCCGACATCGGCATCCGCTTGAGCATCAACAGCGACGTGCGTCAGGACGGCAACAGCCGCGACATGCTCAACCCGATTTTGCCGATGATTCAGCACATTGCCGGGCATTTCAGCTTGCAGCCGGGTGACGTAATTCTCACCGGCACGCCCGCTGGCGTCGGCCCCCTGTACAAGGGTGATGAGCTGGTGCTGGAGTTGCTGGGCCATAGTCGCTTCGTCAGTCGCGTGCTTTAA